A stretch of the Streptomyces venezuelae genome encodes the following:
- a CDS encoding DNA topoisomerase (ATP-hydrolyzing) subunit A — MARRSTKTPPPEDFEEKILDIDVVDEMQGSFLEYAYSVIYSRALPDARDGMKPVHRRIVYQMNEMGLRPDRGYVKCARVVGEVMGKLHPHGDASIYDALVRMAQPFSMRLPLVDGHGNFGSLGNDDPPAAMRYTECRMADATSLMTESIDEDTVDFAPNYDGQEREPVALPAAYPNLLVNGASGIAVGMATNMPPHNLGEVIAAARHLIRHPHADLEALMRFVPGPDLPTGGRIVGLSGIKDAYENGRGTFKIRATVSVENVTARRKGLVVTELPFTVGPEKVIAKIKDLVGSKKLQGIADVKDLTDRSHGLRLVIEIKNGFHPEAVLEQLYKLTPMEESFGINNVALVDGQPLTLGLKELLEVYLDHRFEVVRRRSEFRRTKRRDRLHLVEGLLVALLDIDEVIALIRESENSAQAKQRLMERFSLSEIQTQYILDTPLRRLTKFDRLELESERDRLTGEIDELTGILESDSELRKLVSAELAAVAKKFGTARRTVLLESAGAQPAAVPLEVADDPCRVLLSSTGLLARTVTAEPLPEGDGKRSRHDLIVSQVAATARAEVGAVTSAGRLLRLSVIDLPQLPDTAAAPNLAGGAPITEFLSALEPDEKVVCLLSLDEENSQGLALGTEQGVVKRVVPDYPANKDELEVITLKEGDRIVGAVELRTGEEDLVFITDDAQLLRYPAGQVRPQGRPAGGMAGIKLAGTAKVIHFSAVDPAAEAYVFSVAGSHGTLDDSVATAKLTPFDQYPRKGRATGGVRCQRFLKGEDLLTLAWAGHAPARGAAANGMPVDLPEPDPRRDGSGAPLPTAVAVVAGAPL, encoded by the coding sequence ATGGCCCGCCGCAGCACGAAGACCCCGCCGCCGGAGGATTTCGAGGAGAAGATCCTCGACATCGACGTCGTCGACGAAATGCAGGGCTCCTTCCTCGAGTACGCGTACTCGGTGATCTACTCCCGGGCCCTGCCGGACGCCCGTGACGGCATGAAGCCGGTGCACCGCCGGATCGTGTACCAGATGAACGAGATGGGCCTGCGCCCGGACCGCGGATACGTCAAGTGCGCCCGTGTCGTCGGCGAGGTCATGGGCAAACTGCACCCGCACGGCGACGCCTCGATCTACGACGCGCTGGTGCGTATGGCGCAGCCCTTCTCCATGCGGCTTCCGCTGGTCGACGGCCACGGCAACTTCGGCTCCCTGGGCAATGACGACCCGCCGGCCGCCATGCGGTACACCGAGTGCCGGATGGCCGACGCGACCTCGCTGATGACCGAGTCGATCGACGAGGACACAGTCGATTTCGCGCCGAATTACGACGGCCAGGAGCGGGAGCCGGTCGCGCTGCCGGCCGCGTACCCGAACCTGCTGGTCAACGGGGCCTCGGGGATCGCGGTCGGCATGGCCACCAATATGCCTCCGCACAACCTGGGGGAGGTCATCGCCGCCGCCCGGCACCTGATCCGCCACCCGCACGCCGATCTCGAGGCGCTGATGCGCTTCGTGCCGGGTCCGGACCTGCCGACCGGCGGCCGGATCGTCGGGCTGTCCGGCATCAAGGACGCGTACGAGAACGGCCGCGGCACCTTCAAGATCCGCGCCACCGTGTCGGTGGAGAACGTGACCGCCCGCCGCAAGGGCCTGGTCGTCACCGAACTGCCCTTCACGGTCGGTCCCGAGAAGGTCATCGCGAAGATCAAGGACCTGGTCGGCTCGAAGAAGCTCCAGGGCATCGCGGACGTCAAGGACCTCACCGACCGTTCGCACGGCCTCCGCCTGGTCATCGAGATCAAGAACGGCTTCCACCCCGAGGCCGTGCTGGAGCAGCTCTACAAGCTGACGCCGATGGAGGAGTCCTTCGGCATCAACAATGTGGCGCTGGTGGACGGGCAGCCGCTGACGCTGGGCCTGAAGGAGCTCCTGGAGGTCTACCTCGACCACCGCTTCGAGGTCGTGCGGCGGCGCAGCGAGTTCCGCCGGACCAAGCGCCGGGACCGGCTGCACCTGGTCGAGGGCCTGCTGGTGGCGCTGCTCGACATCGACGAGGTCATCGCGCTGATCCGGGAGAGCGAGAACTCGGCGCAGGCGAAGCAGCGCCTGATGGAGCGCTTCTCGCTGAGCGAGATCCAGACCCAGTACATCCTGGACACCCCGCTGCGCCGGCTCACCAAGTTCGACCGGCTGGAGCTGGAGTCCGAGCGCGACCGCCTCACCGGCGAGATCGACGAGCTGACCGGCATCCTGGAATCCGACAGCGAGCTGCGCAAGCTGGTCTCCGCGGAACTGGCGGCGGTGGCGAAGAAGTTCGGTACCGCGCGGCGTACGGTGCTGCTGGAATCGGCGGGCGCCCAGCCGGCCGCGGTCCCGCTGGAGGTCGCGGACGACCCGTGCCGGGTGCTGCTGTCCTCCACCGGCCTGCTGGCCCGTACGGTGACGGCGGAGCCGCTGCCCGAGGGCGACGGCAAGCGGAGCCGGCACGACCTGATCGTCTCGCAGGTGGCGGCGACCGCCCGGGCCGAGGTCGGTGCGGTCACCTCGGCCGGCCGGCTGCTGCGGCTGTCGGTGATCGACCTGCCGCAGCTGCCGGACACGGCCGCCGCGCCGAACCTGGCGGGCGGCGCCCCGATCACCGAGTTCCTGTCCGCCCTGGAACCGGACGAGAAGGTGGTCTGCCTGCTCTCCCTGGACGAGGAGAACTCGCAGGGCCTGGCGCTGGGCACCGAGCAGGGCGTGGTCAAGCGGGTGGTGCCGGACTATCCGGCGAACAAGGACGAGCTGGAGGTCATCACCCTCAAGGAGGGCGACCGGATCGTCGGCGCGGTGGAGCTGCGCACCGGTGAGGAGGACCTGGTCTTCATCACCGATGACGCCCAGCTGCTGCGCTACCCGGCCGGGCAGGTGCGCCCGCAGGGCCGGCCGGCCGGCGGCATGGCGGGCATCAAGCTCGCCGGCACCGCCAAGGTGATCCATTTCTCGGCGGTGGACCCGGCCGCGGAGGCGTACGTGTTCAGCGTGGCCGGCTCGCACGGCACCCTGGACGACTCGGTGGCCACGGCCAAGCTGACCCCGTTCGACCAGTATCCGCGCAAGGGCCGGGCCACCGGCGGCGTGCGCTGCCAGCGGTTCCTGAAGGGCGAGGACCTGCTGACCCTGGCCTGGGCGGGGCACGCTCCGGCCCGCGGGGCCGCAGCGAACGGCATGCCGGTGGACCTGCCGGAGCCGGACCCGCGCCGCGACGGCTCGGGCGCGCCGCTGCCGACGGCGGTGGCCGTGGTGGCCGGAGCCCCGCTGTAG
- a CDS encoding CobW family GTP-binding protein: MNSRQPIPVVVLAGFLGSGKTTLLNHLLKSSRGTRIGVVVNDFGSIEIDAMKVAGQVGDSMVSLGSGCLCCAVDGSELDVYLERLSRPANRIDVIVIEASGLAEPQELIRMLMAGENPAVRYGGMVEVVDAAEFDATRARHPETDRHLAVADLVVLNKTDRVAAEERARIEAVLAGLCPGTPVIPADHGRIDPELLFDRRPWTETRGQLSFEDLLAEADDSHADHAEHAHTRYESTEFVSDQALSPRRFIDFLDSRPAGLYRIKGYVHFGVPGHDDRYEIHAVGRFLRFTPQPWGRAEPRRSQLVLIGSGVDGPALLAGLAACREPEPELLSPDTMWGVLRYVSGEPAEPEPEAQATSMP, translated from the coding sequence GTGAACAGCAGGCAGCCCATCCCCGTCGTCGTGCTCGCCGGATTCCTCGGATCCGGCAAGACCACCCTCCTCAACCACCTCCTGAAGAGCAGCCGGGGCACCCGGATCGGGGTGGTGGTCAACGACTTCGGATCGATCGAGATCGACGCGATGAAGGTCGCGGGCCAGGTCGGGGACTCGATGGTGTCGCTCGGCAGCGGCTGCCTGTGCTGCGCGGTGGACGGCAGCGAGCTCGACGTCTACCTGGAGCGGCTCTCGCGCCCCGCGAACCGGATCGACGTCATCGTGATCGAGGCCAGCGGACTCGCCGAGCCGCAGGAACTGATCCGGATGCTGATGGCAGGCGAGAACCCCGCGGTCCGGTACGGCGGCATGGTCGAGGTCGTGGACGCCGCCGAGTTCGACGCCACCCGGGCCAGGCATCCCGAAACCGACCGCCACCTCGCCGTCGCCGACCTGGTCGTCCTCAACAAGACCGACCGGGTGGCGGCGGAGGAGCGGGCCCGGATCGAGGCGGTGCTGGCCGGGCTCTGCCCCGGCACCCCGGTGATCCCCGCCGACCACGGCCGGATCGACCCGGAGCTCCTCTTCGACCGGCGGCCGTGGACCGAGACCCGCGGCCAGCTCTCCTTCGAGGACCTCCTCGCCGAGGCCGACGACAGCCACGCCGACCACGCCGAGCACGCACACACCCGGTACGAGAGCACCGAGTTCGTCTCCGACCAGGCCCTCAGCCCGCGCCGGTTCATCGACTTCCTCGACTCCCGGCCCGCCGGTCTCTACCGCATCAAGGGCTACGTCCACTTCGGCGTCCCCGGACACGACGACCGGTACGAGATCCACGCCGTCGGACGGTTCCTGCGCTTCACCCCGCAGCCCTGGGGCCGCGCCGAACCCCGCCGGAGCCAGCTCGTCCTGATCGGCTCCGGCGTGGACGGCCCCGCCCTGCTCGCCGGACTCGCCGCCTGCCGCGAGCCCGAGCCGGAACTGCTGAGCCCCGACACGATGTGGGGCGTCCTGCGGTATGTCTCCGGCGAGCCGGCGGAACCGGAACCGGAAGCTCAGGCGACGTCGATGCCGTAG